A genomic stretch from Candidatus Margulisiibacteriota bacterium includes:
- the lysS gene encoding lysine--tRNA ligase yields MEQQEHIDEFKIRREKVAELRAAGIEPYPAFYHRESTLTEIKEKHQQEVEAGKEGVVVSTAGRLIAKRGHGKASFGNLMDEQTKLQVYAKEDILGAEAYESYMKLDIGDFIAVTGELFITRTGELTIKVSEYKLLSKSLNPLPEKFHGLQDKELRYRKRYLDLIANPEIKDVFAKRSKIISLIRKKFEEKGFMEVETPVLHAIAGGATARPFTTHHNALDMKLYMRIALELHLKRLIVGGFEKVYEIGRVFRNEGISYKHNPEYTLLELYQAYADYNDMMDLAEDVISSLVMDMTGSYKIVYDGNDIDFTPPWTRATMTDLIKKFSGIDIQGKTFEELKKEIEAKGMHLKEEHSSVGQLVNFLYDEKVELKLIHPTFVTDYPLETSPLAKKHRDNPELVERFELVVNTMEIANAYSELNDAIDQKARFEEQVAQRAAGDEEAHMMDEDFVEALEYGMPPTGGLGIGIDRVIMLITGQTSIRDVLLFPHMRHK; encoded by the coding sequence ATGGAACAACAAGAACATATTGATGAATTTAAAATAAGAAGAGAAAAAGTAGCAGAACTACGGGCTGCCGGGATAGAACCATATCCAGCTTTTTATCACAGAGAATCCACTCTTACGGAAATAAAAGAAAAACATCAGCAAGAAGTTGAGGCTGGCAAAGAAGGTGTGGTTGTTTCGACTGCTGGACGTCTAATTGCCAAAAGAGGTCACGGCAAAGCATCCTTTGGTAACTTAATGGATGAGCAGACTAAGTTGCAGGTGTATGCTAAAGAAGACATTTTAGGTGCTGAGGCATATGAATCATATATGAAGCTAGACATTGGAGATTTTATTGCTGTAACAGGTGAGCTTTTTATTACTAGAACCGGTGAACTAACGATTAAGGTTTCAGAATATAAATTGCTTTCTAAATCGTTAAACCCACTCCCAGAGAAATTTCATGGTCTTCAAGACAAGGAACTTAGATATCGCAAAAGATATCTTGATTTGATTGCTAATCCAGAGATTAAAGATGTTTTTGCTAAAAGAAGCAAAATAATTTCTTTAATAAGAAAAAAGTTTGAAGAAAAAGGCTTTATGGAGGTTGAAACTCCAGTGTTGCATGCGATAGCAGGCGGAGCAACAGCCAGACCCTTTACTACTCACCATAATGCGCTTGATATGAAGCTTTATATGAGAATAGCTCTTGAGTTACATTTAAAGAGACTTATTGTTGGTGGATTTGAGAAAGTTTATGAAATAGGTAGAGTTTTTAGAAACGAAGGTATTTCTTACAAACATAATCCTGAATATACTTTATTAGAGTTATATCAAGCCTATGCAGATTACAACGACATGATGGATTTGGCCGAAGATGTTATTTCTTCTTTGGTGATGGATATGACTGGAAGTTACAAGATAGTTTATGACGGAAACGATATAGATTTTACTCCTCCTTGGACCAGAGCGACCATGACAGACCTTATTAAGAAGTTTTCTGGTATAGATATCCAAGGTAAAACTTTCGAAGAGCTTAAAAAAGAAATTGAAGCCAAAGGCATGCATCTGAAAGAAGAGCATTCTTCAGTTGGTCAGCTTGTTAATTTCTTATACGATGAAAAGGTAGAATTAAAGTTAATTCATCCAACGTTTGTGACAGACTATCCGTTGGAAACATCACCACTTGCCAAAAAACATCGTGATAATCCAGAGTTAGTTGAGAGGTTTGAGCTAGTTGTTAACACAATGGAAATAGCTAACGCTTATTCTGAGTTAAATGATGCAATAGATCAGAAGGCGAGATTTGAAGAGCAAGTTGCACAAAGAGCAGCTGGTGATGAAGAGGCACATATGATGGATGAAGATTTCGTTGAAGCATTAGAATATGGTATGCCTCCAACTGGTGGGCTTGGAATCGGGATAGATAGAGTAATTATGCTTATTACGGGTCAAACTTCTATCAGAGACGTTCTTTTATTCCCACATATGCGACACAAATAG